The Stegostoma tigrinum isolate sSteTig4 chromosome 41, sSteTig4.hap1, whole genome shotgun sequence genome has a window encoding:
- the LOC132206718 gene encoding histone H2B-like, with translation MVEEKKGPVAKKGAKKAVKRAPAKGSKKRRKSRKESYSIYIYKVLKQVHPDTGISSKAMSIMNSFVKDIFERIATLLKGRMAVSVSDSSSDSAEAEGGSYYREPGMISIGAS, from the exons ATGGTTGAAGAAAAGAAAGGGCCAGTTGCTAAGAAGGGCGCTAAGAAAGCGGTGAAGAGGGCGCCAGCGAAAGGCAGCAAGAAGAGGCGAAAgtccaggaaagaaagttactCCATCTACATCTACAAAGTGTTGAAGCAGGTTCACCCCGACACCGGGATCTCCTCCAAGGCCATGAGTATCATGAACTCGTTCGTCAAGGATATTTTCGAGCGTATCGCAA CTCtattgaagggccgaatggccgtcAGCGTTTCCGATTCCTCATCAGATTCTGCAGAGGCCGAGGGAGGGAGTTACTACCGTGAGCCGGGAATGATCTCCATTGGAGCTTCATAA
- the LOC132206690 gene encoding late histone H2B.L4-like — MVEEKKGPVAKKGAKKAVKRAPAKGSKKRRKSRKESYSIYIYKVLKQVHPDTGISSKAMSIMNSFVKDIFERIAGEASRLTRYNKRSTMSSREIQTSVRLLLPGELAKHAVSEGTKAVTKYTSSK, encoded by the coding sequence ATGGTTGAAGAAAAGAAAGGGCCAGTTGCTAAGAAGGGCGCTAAGAAAGCGGTGAAGAGGGCGCCAGCGAAAGGCAGCAAGAAGAGGCGAAAgtccaggaaagaaagttactCCATCTACATCTACAAAGTGTTGAAGCAGGTTCACCCCGACACCGGGATCTCCTCCAAGGCCATGAGTATCATGAACTCGTTCGTCAAGGATATTTTCGAGCGTATCGCAGGGGAGGCTTCCCGCTTGACCCGTTACAACAAGCGCAGCACCATGAGCTCCCGGGAGATCCAGACTTCCGTACGCCTGCTGCTGCCCGGGGAGCTGGCCAAGCACGCCGTGTCGGAGGGCACAAAGgcggtgaccaagtacaccagctccaagtga